Proteins encoded by one window of Streptomyces sp. LX-29:
- the cpaB gene encoding Flp pilus assembly protein CpaB: MNARQRRGVILLLLSVLCAVGAFAGVLSVIDDVESKVGPETTAYKLKTDIPAYETLDAGEFEEVSMPERWLPDTAVTDLAELRGKIAVTPLRKGSLLQADMIVDRPALRAGQQEIAIMIDAATGVAGKIRPGDEVNIYATFEGRKQDDKPVSKLIVSAARVIDVGELTALEPDRDERRRLDKAVPITFALDTRDAQRVAYAESFASHVRLALIAPGGAPDPVDPADRTYTLDADK, from the coding sequence ATGAATGCTCGCCAGCGCCGCGGAGTGATCCTGCTGCTCCTGTCGGTCCTGTGCGCCGTCGGCGCGTTCGCCGGAGTGCTGTCCGTGATCGACGACGTGGAGTCGAAGGTCGGCCCCGAGACCACCGCGTACAAGCTCAAGACGGACATCCCCGCCTACGAGACGCTGGACGCGGGCGAGTTCGAGGAGGTCTCCATGCCCGAGCGATGGCTGCCGGACACCGCCGTCACCGACCTCGCCGAGCTCCGCGGGAAGATCGCCGTCACCCCGCTGCGCAAGGGCTCGCTGCTCCAGGCCGACATGATCGTGGATCGCCCCGCGCTCCGAGCGGGCCAGCAGGAGATCGCCATCATGATCGACGCGGCGACCGGCGTCGCGGGCAAGATCAGGCCGGGGGACGAGGTCAACATCTACGCCACCTTCGAGGGCCGGAAGCAGGACGACAAGCCGGTCTCCAAACTCATCGTCTCGGCCGCCCGGGTCATCGACGTCGGCGAGCTCACCGCCCTGGAGCCGGACCGCGACGAACGCCGACGGCTGGACAAGGCGGTGCCCATCACCTTCGCCCTGGACACCCGGGACGCCCAGCGGGTCGCCTACGCCGAGTCCTTCGCCTCCCATGTCCGGCTGGCGCTCATCGCCCCCGGCGGCGCCCCCGACCCCGTCGACCCCGCCGACCGCACGTACACCCTCGACGCCGACAAGTAG
- a CDS encoding type II secretion system F family protein — protein sequence MADPALLTVGGTLLSGALAVVGVQTYASGRAQRQALIERLSDAGPAPRAGHPRRFARLDRRLRATALGRRLERRLAATGLTTTPAEFVVYTASAAAGLWLIAATALAAFFGPIAALVAVWSAFAFLAWQRQKRIERFINQLPELARILANATQAGLALRTALGMAADEMDAPAGEELGKVAAKLAVGHSVDEALGELADRLPSRELVVLVTTLVLSHRAGGTVVTSLRNLTQTLEERKETRREVRTQLSQVTVTAYVVPLMGVGTLLLMDRISAGSIERMTDSFWGQAAVVVAFGLYGTGFFLIRRLSKIDV from the coding sequence GTGGCTGACCCGGCCCTGCTGACGGTGGGCGGCACCCTGCTGAGCGGCGCGCTGGCCGTGGTGGGCGTTCAGACCTACGCCTCCGGACGGGCCCAGCGGCAGGCGCTGATCGAGCGGCTCTCGGACGCGGGGCCGGCGCCCCGCGCCGGACACCCGCGCCGCTTCGCCCGGCTGGACCGGAGGCTGCGCGCCACCGCCCTCGGCCGGCGGCTGGAGCGGCGGCTGGCGGCGACGGGCCTGACCACGACCCCCGCCGAGTTCGTCGTCTACACGGCGAGCGCGGCGGCCGGGCTGTGGCTGATCGCGGCCACCGCGCTCGCGGCCTTCTTCGGCCCGATCGCCGCACTGGTCGCCGTGTGGTCGGCGTTCGCCTTCCTCGCCTGGCAACGACAGAAGCGGATCGAACGGTTCATCAACCAACTGCCGGAGCTGGCGCGGATCCTGGCCAACGCCACACAGGCGGGCCTGGCGCTGCGCACGGCGCTGGGCATGGCGGCCGACGAGATGGACGCTCCGGCCGGGGAGGAACTGGGCAAGGTGGCCGCGAAGCTGGCCGTCGGGCACTCCGTCGACGAGGCGCTGGGCGAGCTGGCCGACCGGCTGCCCTCCCGGGAGCTGGTCGTGCTGGTCACGACCCTGGTGCTCTCCCACCGAGCGGGCGGCACGGTCGTCACCTCGCTGCGCAACCTCACCCAGACCCTGGAGGAGCGCAAGGAGACCCGTCGGGAGGTGCGCACCCAGCTCTCCCAGGTCACCGTCACCGCCTATGTGGTGCCGCTGATGGGCGTCGGCACGCTGCTGCTGATGGACAGGATCTCGGCCGGGTCGATCGAGCGGATGACCGACAGCTTCTGGGGCCAGGCGGCCGTGGTCGTCGCCTTCGGGCTGTACGGGACGGGGTTCTTCCTGATCCGCCGCCTGTCGAAGATCGATGTGTAG
- a CDS encoding TetR/AcrR family transcriptional regulator: protein MARPRTFDEQRAVDAAMGAFWAAGYEATSTQELCEATGLGRSSIYNTFKSKHDLFRRAFARYVELRAEQQAELLGSDLSAREKIRTMMTDIVAEVYGESDVDWLAASTGRGCFFINTAIELSGRDPEIAELLKRDYQARFEAFRAVIESGQRAGDLDRGGDPGRLAHFLIATISGLRVSAQAGCDRAGLEGTVETALAAL from the coding sequence ATGGCACGACCGAGGACGTTCGACGAGCAGCGCGCGGTCGACGCCGCGATGGGGGCGTTCTGGGCCGCCGGGTACGAGGCGACGTCGACTCAGGAACTGTGCGAGGCGACGGGGCTGGGGCGCAGCTCGATCTACAACACCTTCAAGAGCAAGCACGACCTCTTCCGCCGGGCCTTCGCCCGCTATGTCGAGCTGCGCGCCGAGCAGCAGGCCGAACTGCTGGGATCCGACCTGTCGGCGCGCGAGAAGATCCGCACGATGATGACCGACATCGTCGCCGAGGTGTACGGCGAGAGCGACGTCGACTGGCTGGCGGCGTCCACCGGGCGCGGCTGCTTCTTCATCAACACCGCGATCGAGCTGTCGGGCCGTGACCCGGAGATCGCCGAGCTGCTGAAGAGGGACTACCAGGCGCGCTTCGAGGCGTTTCGCGCCGTGATCGAGTCCGGGCAGCGCGCCGGCGACCTCGACCGGGGCGGCGACCCGGGCCGGCTGGCGCACTTTCTGATCGCCACCATCAGCGGGCTGCGGGTCTCCGCCCAGGCCGGCTGTGACCGGGCCGGGCTGGAGGGCACCGTGGAGACCGCCCTCGCGGCCCTGTGA
- the mgrA gene encoding L-glyceraldehyde 3-phosphate reductase gives MSDTTSPYAAAADRYDAMEYRRSGRSGLKLPAVSLGLWHNFGDDRTLTSQRAILRRAFDLGVTHFDLANNYGPPPGSAELNFGKLLAQDFRPYRDELIISTKAGYEMHPGPYGEWGSRKYLMSSLDASLRRMGLDYVDIFYSHRFDPDTPLEETMGALASAVQQGKALYVGVSSYGASQTREAARLLREMGVPALIHQPSYSMINRWIEDDGLLDTLEAQGMGCIAFAPLAQGLLTDRYLDGVPAGSRAAQGKSLDPALLTEDMVRRLRGLNEIAARRGQSLAQLALAWVLRDQRMTSALIGASSVAQLEANVAALGSPKLTAEELTEIDSYARTTEGVNIWARRG, from the coding sequence ATGAGCGACACCACCTCTCCCTACGCGGCCGCCGCCGACCGCTATGACGCGATGGAGTACCGCCGCAGCGGGCGCAGCGGCCTGAAGCTGCCCGCCGTCTCGCTCGGCCTCTGGCACAACTTCGGCGATGACCGCACGCTGACCTCCCAGCGTGCCATCCTGCGTCGCGCCTTCGACCTCGGCGTCACCCACTTCGATCTGGCCAACAACTACGGGCCGCCGCCCGGCTCCGCCGAGCTCAACTTCGGCAAGCTGCTCGCCCAGGATTTCCGGCCGTACCGTGACGAACTCATCATCTCTACCAAGGCCGGATACGAGATGCACCCCGGCCCGTACGGCGAGTGGGGATCGCGGAAGTACCTGATGTCCTCGCTCGACGCCTCGCTGCGCCGGATGGGCCTCGACTACGTGGACATCTTCTACTCGCACCGCTTCGATCCGGACACCCCGCTGGAGGAGACGATGGGCGCCCTCGCCTCCGCCGTCCAGCAGGGCAAGGCGCTGTACGTCGGGGTGTCCTCGTACGGCGCGAGCCAGACCCGCGAGGCGGCGCGGCTGCTGCGCGAGATGGGCGTGCCGGCACTGATCCACCAGCCCTCGTACTCGATGATCAACCGCTGGATCGAGGACGACGGGCTGCTGGACACCCTGGAGGCCCAGGGGATGGGCTGCATCGCCTTCGCCCCGCTGGCCCAGGGCCTGCTCACCGACAGGTACCTGGACGGGGTCCCGGCGGGTTCGCGGGCCGCCCAGGGCAAGTCGCTGGACCCGGCGCTGCTGACGGAGGACATGGTCCGGCGGCTGCGCGGGCTGAACGAGATCGCCGCGCGGCGCGGCCAGTCGCTGGCGCAGCTGGCGCTCGCCTGGGTGCTGCGGGACCAGCGGATGACGTCGGCGCTGATCGGGGCGTCGAGCGTGGCGCAGCTGGAGGCGAACGTGGCGGCGCTCGGCTCGCCGAAGCTCACGGCCGAGGAGCTGACCGAGATCGACTCCTATGCGCGGACCACGGAGGGCGTGAACATCTGGGCGCGCCGAGGCTGA
- a CDS encoding DUF192 domain-containing protein, translating to MGRAWHDGTGTLHAPGGAVPLEIAASYRARTRGLLGRDGLDGALLLTPAGGVHTFRMRFPIDVAYLDRELTVLSVRTMRPGRLGRPRPRARHVLEAEAGAMAGWGVRRGVRITVQPG from the coding sequence ATGGGGCGAGCGTGGCACGACGGCACCGGAACGCTGCACGCACCGGGGGGTGCCGTACCGCTGGAGATCGCCGCGTCCTACCGGGCCCGCACCCGGGGCCTGCTGGGTCGCGACGGCCTGGACGGCGCGCTGCTGCTGACCCCGGCCGGCGGCGTGCACACCTTCCGCATGCGCTTCCCCATCGACGTCGCCTATCTCGACCGGGAGCTGACCGTGCTGTCCGTACGGACCATGCGCCCGGGCCGACTCGGCCGGCCACGACCGCGGGCGCGCCACGTACTGGAGGCGGAGGCGGGGGCGATGGCGGGGTGGGGCGTACGGAGAGGCGTACGGATCACGGTCCAGCCGGGCTGA
- a CDS encoding DUF5936 domain-containing protein, translated as MALILALAMALSVAGVAYGIALYRGEAKLPSDLAVALEVGSTRTTAVGSAVDRLGMRYAPLVLRLMGERRVAKVRRRIDRAGNPGGLTVDRYAARRAVYGALGFGGALVMLAEGQLLLALLLCAFGLFWIEVGIWAAVRERKDAIERTLPDFLDVLAVVVSAGLSFRQALDRVAERYEGPWADELRITLRQMDMGVSRRQAFEELRKRNDSEQVAQFVTALQQGEDLGAPIVDTLIAIANDMRRTDAQNARRRAARAVPKATVIITTFMVPGTVILLIAGFFIGSGTNVGDITGE; from the coding sequence ATGGCACTGATCCTGGCCCTGGCGATGGCCCTGTCGGTGGCGGGCGTCGCGTACGGGATCGCGCTCTACCGCGGCGAGGCCAAGCTGCCGAGCGACCTGGCGGTGGCGCTGGAGGTCGGCTCCACGCGGACCACGGCGGTCGGCTCGGCGGTGGACCGGCTGGGCATGCGCTACGCCCCGCTGGTGCTGCGGCTGATGGGCGAGCGCCGGGTCGCCAAGGTCCGCCGTCGCATCGACCGGGCGGGCAACCCCGGCGGCCTGACGGTGGACCGCTACGCGGCCCGGAGGGCGGTCTACGGGGCGCTCGGCTTCGGCGGCGCCCTGGTGATGCTGGCCGAGGGACAGCTCCTGCTGGCGCTGCTGCTGTGCGCCTTCGGGCTGTTCTGGATCGAGGTGGGGATCTGGGCGGCGGTGCGGGAGCGGAAGGACGCGATCGAGCGAACCCTGCCGGACTTCCTCGACGTGCTGGCGGTGGTCGTCAGCGCGGGCCTGAGCTTCCGCCAGGCACTCGATCGGGTGGCGGAGCGGTACGAGGGGCCGTGGGCCGACGAGCTGCGGATCACCCTCCGTCAGATGGACATGGGCGTCAGTCGTCGCCAGGCATTCGAGGAACTACGCAAACGCAACGACTCCGAGCAGGTGGCCCAGTTTGTGACGGCGCTGCAGCAGGGCGAGGACCTCGGTGCGCCGATCGTCGACACGCTGATCGCCATCGCCAACGACATGCGCCGCACCGACGCACAGAACGCCCGCCGCCGCGCCGCGCGCGCGGTGCCCAAAGCCACTGTCATCATCACCACGTTCATGGTGCCGGGCACGGTGATCCTGCTGATCGCCGGCTTCTTCATCGGATCCGGCACCAACGTCGGCGACATCACGGGGGAATGA
- a CDS encoding OmpA family protein → MSRNRIRSQAAVAALTATLLLAVPSPAAHADGGPGAPADTTPPVEIDADDADLRLKEGAELAPGRVLDIKVVVETATGDERREDTNTRVKFALQAEVLFDKNSAKLSREASARIKVIADEVEEQGATTVRVFGFTDNLGSSAHGDDLSKERANAVQQELSKSLDSTVDYQIRGYGEQYPIADNATEEGRRKNRRVEVSFSRDG, encoded by the coding sequence ATGTCGAGGAACCGCATCCGCTCCCAGGCGGCCGTCGCCGCCCTCACCGCCACGCTCCTCCTCGCCGTCCCGTCGCCCGCCGCCCACGCCGACGGCGGCCCCGGCGCCCCCGCCGACACCACGCCCCCCGTGGAGATCGACGCCGACGACGCCGATCTGCGGCTGAAGGAGGGCGCCGAACTGGCCCCCGGCCGTGTCCTCGACATCAAGGTGGTCGTGGAGACCGCCACCGGCGACGAGCGGCGTGAGGACACCAACACCAGGGTGAAGTTCGCCCTCCAGGCCGAGGTCCTCTTCGACAAGAACAGCGCGAAGCTCTCGCGCGAGGCCAGCGCGCGCATCAAGGTGATCGCCGACGAAGTCGAGGAACAGGGCGCCACCACCGTCCGCGTCTTCGGTTTCACCGACAACCTGGGCTCCTCCGCCCACGGCGACGACCTCTCCAAGGAACGCGCCAACGCGGTCCAGCAGGAGCTGTCCAAGAGCCTCGACTCCACGGTCGACTACCAGATCCGCGGCTACGGCGAGCAGTACCCGATCGCGGACAACGCGACCGAGGAGGGGCGCAGGAAGAACCGGCGGGTGGAGGTCAGCTTCTCGCGAGACGGGTAG
- a CDS encoding TadE/TadG family type IV pilus assembly protein, whose translation MTARRRPWRAVDRGEARSRRPGARRGAGGPRAAASARRWDRGARDQGAGDRGARDRGMASIELIGFLPLLLVIALAGVQLGLAAYAAQQAGTAARAAARTASLDDPVSSPGAAGRAAVSGWLADDTSVDWSSCDGSAEAHATVTVRIPRLLPGIGLDEARREATMPCPADDALAGGGPAGGGSTDGGLTGGGSTGGGSTAGGPADGGLPDGGGDA comes from the coding sequence ATGACGGCGCGACGACGGCCCTGGCGGGCGGTGGACCGGGGGGAGGCCCGCAGCCGGCGGCCGGGCGCGCGGCGGGGCGCGGGCGGTCCCCGCGCGGCGGCCTCCGCGCGGCGGTGGGACCGGGGCGCGCGGGACCAGGGCGCGGGGGACCGGGGCGCGCGGGACCGGGGCATGGCCTCCATCGAGCTGATCGGCTTCCTGCCGCTGCTGTTGGTGATCGCGCTCGCCGGGGTGCAGCTGGGCCTGGCCGCCTACGCCGCGCAGCAGGCGGGCACGGCGGCCCGGGCGGCCGCCCGCACCGCCTCCCTGGACGACCCGGTGAGCAGTCCGGGCGCGGCGGGCCGGGCGGCGGTCAGCGGCTGGCTGGCCGACGACACCAGCGTCGACTGGAGCTCCTGCGACGGGAGCGCGGAGGCGCACGCCACCGTCACGGTCCGGATCCCACGGCTGCTGCCCGGCATCGGGCTCGACGAGGCACGACGGGAGGCCACCATGCCCTGCCCGGCGGACGACGCACTGGCGGGCGGTGGACCGGCGGGCGGCGGATCGACTGACGGTGGATTGACGGGCGGGGGGTCGACGGGCGGGGGGTCGACGGCCGGCGGACCGGCGGACGGTGGACTGCCGGACGGAGGAGGGGACGCATGA
- a CDS encoding A24 family peptidase, which translates to MSALLIAAATAYGAAAGLLVPRPLHRLAVPAEEPWRSACPRGHPITGVAGGWLGPARCGACRPGERAYGMSAPLAALGTALVCGALAAAVGARPELAVWLLLAPPGVLLAGVDRAVHRLPDVLTLPMAAAAAALLAVAELLPHGAGSWPRALLGGVVLGGGYLLLFVISPSGMGFGDVKLALTVGIALGWYGWPVLFLGAFAGLLLGSGYGMALVLARHAGRKTAIPFGPFMIIGAGAGLLLGGLGAA; encoded by the coding sequence GTGTCCGCCCTGCTGATCGCCGCCGCCACCGCGTACGGAGCCGCCGCCGGGCTGCTCGTGCCCCGCCCGCTGCACCGGCTGGCCGTGCCGGCCGAGGAGCCGTGGCGGTCCGCGTGCCCGCGTGGGCACCCGATCACCGGGGTCGCCGGGGGCTGGCTCGGCCCCGCGCGGTGCGGCGCCTGCCGGCCCGGGGAGCGTGCGTACGGGATGAGCGCGCCGCTGGCCGCGCTCGGGACCGCGCTGGTCTGCGGAGCGCTGGCGGCGGCGGTCGGGGCGCGGCCGGAGCTCGCGGTCTGGCTGCTCCTGGCCCCACCGGGCGTGCTGCTGGCGGGGGTGGACCGGGCCGTCCACCGGCTGCCGGACGTGCTCACCCTGCCGATGGCCGCGGCCGCCGCCGCGCTGCTGGCCGTGGCGGAACTCCTGCCGCACGGGGCGGGCTCCTGGCCGAGGGCGCTGCTCGGCGGGGTCGTGCTCGGCGGCGGATACCTCCTCCTCTTCGTCATCAGCCCGAGCGGGATGGGCTTCGGTGACGTCAAGCTGGCGCTGACCGTGGGTATCGCCCTGGGGTGGTACGGCTGGCCCGTCCTCTTCCTCGGCGCCTTCGCGGGGCTGCTGCTGGGGTCCGGCTACGGCATGGCCCTGGTGCTGGCGCGACACGCCGGCCGGAAAACCGCCATACCCTTCGGACCCTTCATGATCATCGGGGCCGGTGCGGGGCTGCTCCTGGGCGGCCTCGGGGCGGCCTGA
- a CDS encoding TadE/TadG family type IV pilus assembly protein, translating into MTITILPAVGDPDAARAVGGLLGQLPDVEPLAPVADSTRLLDALATLAAASVEELPQVVLVHERIGPVPALELIREVALRFPAVGVVLMTADAGPALYSAAMDSGARGLAALPLTYDELAARVHAAAQWAQGVRRHLGGGGDPLAVARPGGRLVAVVGAKGGVGTTVTAVQLALAAQSAGRSVALVDMDLQSGDIASYLDVQFRRSIADLAQIADITPRVLQEAVFTHQTGLGLLLAPGEGERGEEVGETAARQIIGALRARFEIVVVDCGTQITTAGAATIEIADTALLVTTPDVVAVRATKRMVRLWDRLQIRKAEETLTLVNRHTRGAEIQPALVERATGTRCARTCVPAGYKELQPAVDSGRMHDLDPKSAVRQALWGLAGELGLVDPAAATGGGRGHRGGHAGAADRSLPGLRRRRALGAGPGAGGAPPPDPRAGTGPEALTQVPSNGRFGRRRGGDRGQVTVEFVGVLPVILVVLIAIWQCVLVGYTYSLAGNAADAGARAAAVGEDCAAAATEDLPDAWTADVSCGAADGDVRKVTVDLKVPFLFPGAVDFPWHVTGSAGAVEEAGR; encoded by the coding sequence GTGACCATCACAATCCTTCCGGCTGTCGGCGACCCGGACGCCGCCCGCGCGGTCGGTGGACTGCTCGGCCAGCTCCCCGACGTCGAGCCGCTGGCTCCGGTCGCCGACTCGACCCGGCTGCTGGACGCGCTCGCCACGCTGGCCGCCGCTTCGGTGGAGGAGCTGCCGCAGGTCGTCCTGGTGCACGAGCGGATCGGACCGGTGCCGGCGCTGGAGCTGATCCGCGAGGTCGCGCTGCGCTTCCCGGCCGTGGGCGTGGTGCTGATGACCGCGGACGCCGGCCCCGCGCTCTACTCCGCCGCCATGGACTCCGGCGCCCGCGGGCTGGCCGCGCTGCCCCTGACCTACGACGAGCTGGCCGCGCGCGTGCACGCCGCCGCCCAGTGGGCCCAGGGCGTCCGCCGCCATCTGGGAGGCGGCGGCGACCCGCTGGCCGTGGCCCGACCGGGCGGGCGGCTGGTCGCCGTCGTCGGCGCCAAGGGCGGCGTCGGCACCACCGTCACCGCCGTCCAACTGGCGCTGGCCGCCCAGTCCGCCGGGCGCAGCGTGGCGCTGGTCGACATGGACCTCCAGTCCGGGGACATCGCCTCCTACCTCGACGTGCAGTTCCGCCGCTCCATCGCCGACCTGGCGCAGATCGCGGACATCACCCCGCGCGTGCTCCAAGAAGCGGTCTTCACCCACCAGACCGGGCTCGGGCTGCTGCTGGCGCCCGGGGAGGGCGAGCGCGGCGAGGAGGTCGGCGAGACCGCGGCCCGACAGATCATCGGGGCGCTGCGCGCCCGCTTCGAGATCGTCGTCGTGGACTGCGGCACGCAGATCACCACGGCCGGCGCCGCCACCATCGAGATCGCGGACACCGCGCTGCTGGTCACCACCCCGGACGTGGTCGCGGTGCGCGCCACCAAGCGGATGGTCCGGCTCTGGGACCGGCTCCAGATCCGCAAGGCGGAGGAGACCCTCACCCTGGTCAACCGGCACACCCGCGGCGCCGAGATCCAACCCGCCCTGGTGGAGCGGGCCACCGGCACCCGGTGCGCCCGGACCTGCGTCCCCGCCGGCTACAAGGAGCTGCAACCGGCCGTCGACTCCGGCCGGATGCACGACCTCGACCCCAAGTCCGCGGTGCGACAGGCGCTGTGGGGGCTGGCCGGGGAGCTGGGCCTGGTCGACCCGGCCGCGGCCACCGGCGGCGGACGTGGCCACCGCGGCGGCCACGCCGGCGCCGCCGACCGCTCCCTTCCCGGGCTGCGCCGGCGCCGCGCCCTGGGCGCGGGCCCCGGAGCGGGCGGTGCACCGCCCCCTGACCCGCGCGCCGGCACCGGTCCCGAGGCCCTCACCCAGGTGCCCAGCAACGGCCGCTTCGGTCGCCGTCGGGGCGGCGACCGCGGACAGGTCACCGTCGAGTTCGTCGGCGTGCTGCCCGTGATCCTCGTCGTGCTCATCGCCATCTGGCAGTGCGTCCTGGTCGGCTACACCTACTCCCTGGCCGGCAACGCCGCCGACGCGGGCGCCCGCGCCGCCGCGGTGGGCGAGGACTGCGCGGCCGCCGCCACCGAGGACCTCCCCGACGCCTGGACCGCGGACGTCTCCTGCGGCGCCGCGGACGGCGACGTCCGAAAGGTCACCGTCGACCTGAAGGTCCCCTTCCTCTTCCCCGGCGCCGTCGACTTCCCCTGGCATGTCACGGGCTCCGCCGGCGCGGTCGAGGAGGCCGGGCGATGA
- a CDS encoding pilus assembly protein TadG-related protein gives MRRLTDGLARRLRGDAGQAFPLYLTAVVGLLFLALAFFAVGQAGATRNGGQTAADAAALAAAQSYRGQLRVALLDAIARDTPWDDILDGRFGVPEDPCADAEWFAGKNDARLRACDPGYLPVSFAVTVETLHTVGKSVIPGTENKRATARAKAVVEPRCVHEPPETPPEPEPSGGEDDQDEDNPEGKDKDKDKGEDRRKGEDEPAEEKPPIHLVCDGAEVDIDPERLDDFPEAKALYAVKLAP, from the coding sequence CTGAGGCGGCTGACCGATGGGCTGGCCCGTCGCCTGCGCGGCGATGCGGGCCAGGCGTTCCCTCTCTATCTCACGGCGGTCGTGGGCCTGCTCTTCCTCGCCCTCGCCTTCTTCGCGGTGGGCCAGGCCGGAGCCACCAGGAACGGCGGCCAGACCGCGGCCGACGCCGCCGCGCTGGCGGCCGCGCAGAGCTACCGCGGCCAGCTGCGGGTGGCGCTCCTGGACGCGATCGCGCGTGACACGCCCTGGGACGACATCCTGGACGGCAGGTTCGGCGTTCCCGAGGACCCCTGCGCGGACGCCGAGTGGTTCGCGGGGAAGAACGACGCGCGGCTGCGCGCGTGCGACCCGGGCTATCTGCCGGTGTCCTTCGCCGTCACCGTGGAGACCCTGCACACCGTGGGGAAGTCGGTCATCCCCGGCACCGAGAACAAGCGGGCGACCGCTCGAGCCAAGGCGGTCGTGGAGCCGCGCTGCGTCCACGAGCCTCCCGAGACGCCTCCCGAGCCGGAGCCGAGTGGGGGCGAGGACGACCAGGACGAGGACAACCCCGAAGGCAAGGACAAGGACAAGGACAAGGGCGAGGACAGGCGCAAGGGCGAGGACGAGCCCGCGGAGGAGAAGCCCCCGATCCACCTGGTGTGCGACGGGGCCGAGGTGGACATCGACCCCGAGCGTCTCGACGACTTCCCCGAGGCGAAGGCCCTCTACGCCGTGAAGCTGGCCCCCTGA